One region of Thalassophryne amazonica chromosome 16, fThaAma1.1, whole genome shotgun sequence genomic DNA includes:
- the s1pr2 gene encoding sphingosine 1-phosphate receptor 2: MNLCRKANVLCHAVAMKSKYSQYYNRSLIQYYYAIAKDMTNQELEERISRKQGLTVLNVVIVVLCSIIILENLLVLLAVCRNKKFHSAMFFFIGNLAFSDLLAGSAYIANIFFSGSKTFELVPVQWFIREGTAFIALAASVFSLLAIAIERYIAITKVKVYGSTKTCRMFLLIGACWVTSILLGGLPIIGWNCINSLAECSAVLPLYSKWYILFVVTIFSLILLSILILYVRIYLIVRSSHQEATNSQAYSLLKTVTIVLGVFIMCWLPAFTILLLDTFCRKQSCPILAKANIFFGFATLNSALNPVIYTLRSKDMRKEFLRLLCCWGVLHSGRPAERCLMPLKSSSSLEHCTNKHEHQTTPIMQDCTTCV; this comes from the coding sequence ATGAATCTTTGCCGTAAAGCCAACGTGCTCTGCCACGCTGTCGCCATGAAGAGCAAGTATTCCCAGTACTACAACAGGAGTCTGATCCAGTACTACTATGCCATTGCAAAGGACAtgaccaaccaggagctggaggaaCGCATTTCCAGGAAACAGGGGCTCACCGTCCTCAACGTGGTCATCGTGGTCCTCTGCAGCATCATCATCCTGGAGAATCTCCTCGTCCTCCTCGCCGTGTGCCGGAACAAGAAGTTTCACTCTGCCATGTTCTTCTTCATCGGCAACCTGGCGTTTTCCGACCTGCTGGCGGGCTCCGCCTACATTGCCAACATCTTCTTCTCAGGGTCGAAGACCTTTGAGCTGGTGCCAGTGCAGTGGTTCATCCGGGAGGGGACGGCGTTCATCGCTCTGGCGGCTTCGGTTTTCAGCTTGCTGGCGATAGCGATCGAGCGCTACATTGCCATCACTAAAGTCAAGGTGTACGGCTCCACCAAAACGTGCCGCATGTTCCTTCTCATCGGGGCTTGCTGGGTCACCTCCATCCTGCTGGGGGGGCTCCCGATCATTGGCTGGAACTGCATCAACAGCCTCGCCGAGTGCTCGGCGGTGTTGCCGCTCTACTCCAAGTGGTACATCCTTTTTGTGGTGACCATCTTCAGCCTCATATTGCTCTCCATCCTCATCCTCTACGTGAGGATCTATTTGATTGTGCGCTCCAGCCACCAGGAGGCGACCAACTCGCAAGCGTATTCCCTTTTAAAAACAGTCACGATAGTGCTGGGTGTCTTCATCATGTGTTGGCTGCCTGCTTTCACCATCCTCCTACTAGATACGTTCTGCAGGAAGCAGTCCTGCCCCATCCTCGCCAAAGCAAACATCTTTTTCGGCTTTGCCACTCTGAACTCAGCACTTAATCCAGTGATCTACACGCTGCGCAGCAAAGACATGCGGAAGGAGTTCCTGCGACTGCTGTGCTGCTGGGGGGTGCTGCATAGCGGCCGGCCCGCTGAGCGATGCCTCATGCCGCTAAAGAGCTCCAGCTCTCTGGAGCACTGCACCAACAAACACGAACACCAGACTACACCCATCATGCAAGACTGCACAACCTGCGTGTGA